The region ACGCGGATACAGGCTGAGCCGCTCTGATCCCGACGGGGTGATGACCACCGTATCGGAATGCCGGAAGCCGGCGAATTCGGGGACGTACAGCCCCGGCTCCACCGAAAACACCATGCCTGCCTCGATGACCGTGTGATCGTCGAGATCCAGGAAAGGGTGTTCATGTCCCTCCAGCCCGAAAGCGTGCCCGGTATGGTGGCGGACCAGATCGTCCATGCCCAGTTCATCACGGATAAACCCCCGGACCTCAGCCTCCACCTCAGCGCAGCTGCGTCCGGGGCGCAGGGCCTCCAGGCCCACCTGCTGCGCGGCCAGCATCGCCGCGAAGAACCTCCGAAACCGGTCATCCGGCTCGCCGACGATCATGGTGCGTTCCAGCTCGGATTCGTACCCGCCCACCACGCCATACGCGCCAGTCACCAGCACGTCGCGCGCCTGAACGGCCCCCGCCTCGTGCAGGCCGTGCGGGTGGGCCGTATTGCTGCCTCGAATGAACATGGCGTTGGCGGGCAGCCCCTCGCGCGCTTTGGGCACGTAGCGCCCGCCCAGTTCGGCCAGCAGGTCGCGGGTGGCCTGCAGGCTGGCCCCGTGCGAAATCAGCAGTTCCTCGCTGCCCACGCGAATACTGTCCTGCATCAGTCGGTGGGCGTGGTCCCCCCAGCGGCACGCTTCGGTCATCAGGGCGATCTCGGCGGCGCTCTTGACCATGCGCAGATCGTCGATCAGGGCCACGTCGGCCTGAACGGATTGATCCAGCACGGCGCTCAGGGCCGGCCCCCGGTAGCCCCAGCGGTGTTCGTAGCCGTCCACGTCCGCCGCGATCACCTTGCCCAGCACGCCCAGCCTGGAGAGCAGCTCGCGCAGGAACAGCATGGGGTGACGCCCGGAGCCGCCGCCAGGGTATTCGGGATAAACGGCTGAGTCGTCCAGCTGCGGCCCCTGCTGCTGAAAGTGACTGAGTTCGAGGTTCGGCAACAGGGCCGCCACCGCGCCGCCCGCCGTCAGGACCAGAGCGATGGGCCGCTCGGTGGGCGAGAAGAAAAAGCCGCTCAGGTACGCCACGCGCGTCGGGCCGAAGACGCAGATGGCGTCCAGTTGCCGGTCCTGAAGCAACTGAAAGACCCGTTCGCGCCGCAGGCGGTATTCGTCCGCGCCGATCTCCAGCCGGTCGTGTTCAGTAAAGATGATCTCGGTCATGACAATCCTCCGTGATCTTGATCGGCGGCGTTCAGTCGCCCACGGGTTCCGGCACCGGCTGACGAATCAGTTCATCGGCGCAGCGCCGGGCCATGCCGATGACCGCCTCGCTGACCTCCTCGATGCGGCCACGGCTCATGCGGCTGGTGGGACCCGCCACCCCGATGGCCGCGATGACCTTGCCCGCGCCGTTGAGAATGCCCGACGACAGGCAGCGCACGCCCACCTCGCGCTCCTCATCGTCCAGCGCAAATCCCTGCGTGCGGACGCACAACAGCTCGTCCAGCAGCGCCGGTTCGTCGGTAATGGTGTGGGGGGTGCGGGCGGGGAGGCCCGTCTTGCGGACGATCTCATCCACGCGGGCGGTGGGCAGGTCAGCCAGAAAGACCTTGCCCACGTCGCTGCAGTGCAGCGGGGCAATGCTGCCGGGGGTGGTGAACATCCGCACCATGCTGAACGGCTCCACCTGACTGAGATACATGGCCGTGGTGCCGTAGAGCTGCGCGATGTGGGCGGTTTCCCCGGTCACCTCCACCAGTTCCTGCAAGTAGGGGCGCACCCGGCGCACCAGGTCGTAACGCAGGTACAGCGCGCTGCTGATGTCCACGATCTCGGGGCCGATGTCGTACCGTTTGGTCTGAGGGTCCTGAAACACGTAGTTCTTGACCGTCAGGGTCTGGAGGATACGGTGGATGGTGCTGGGGGCCAGGTCCATGGCCTGGGACAGCTCCCCCACACTGAGCGAACGGTTGGCCGCCACGATGGTATTGATGATGTCGAGGGCACGCTCGACGCTCTGGACAGTTTCGCTCATAGGATGCCCCAGTCTAGGAGCCAAACATCCGCAGGCTGCGCGGAGAGTGCATCTGGCCGTACAGCGTGTCGATAAAGGCGGACCATTGCCCCTCGCTCAGGCCCTCGCGCACCTCGCGCACCGCCTCGTTGCCGAACCAGTACGAGGCGATGAACGGTCCCCGGAAGCTGTAGCTGGCAAAGCGGATGCGCCCCTCGATCCAGGCCCGCTGCCCGAAGGAATAGCGTTCCAGAAAGTCCATCACGCGGTCCTCGGCCCAGTTCTCGCCCATCTGATACCACGCCGCACTCGTGGCGCTGGCGCTGCGCACCCGCCGCAGCTGGGCATGCACCGCGTCGTCCTGGTGTTCAACCCAGTCCAGCAGTTCCACGCCCTGATCCCCGATGCCCTCCTGCACGCAGCCGGTCACGGCGTTGGTGGTGCACAGCAGCACGTCGGCGGTGCTCTGGCCGCTGCCCGCCTTGTCGCGGGTGTACAGCAGCTGGGTGGAGTGGCCCGGAAAGACCTCGTGGCAGACCAGATGCTTGAGGGCCGCCCGCGTGAAGTTAAGGTCCATGTTCAGGTCCATCTGCCCCTGGTTGAAGTTGCAGCGCGCAGTGAACGGGACGTCGCGCAGGGGATTCAGGCGCATGGTGTAGTCACCCGTCGGGTAGATCCGGGCGTCGGTGCGGCGCTGCGCTTCGGCCATCAGTTCGGTAAAGACCGGTTCGAGCTGGCCCGAGTCCAGCGCCCGCTCCTCCTCCCAGCGCCCGATGCGCTCGGCCAGCGTGCCGTGGCGCATTCCGGCCTGATCCAGCATCCCCTCCAGCTGACCGTGCATCTCCAGCAGCTGATCGTCGCTGATCGGCTGGGCCGGCACGCCCACCAGGCCCTCGAGCTTCTCGCGGAAGCTCAAGACCTCGCCCTCGAACAGCCGGGTGGCCGTTCTCAGCGAGCGCAGCATGTCGTCCAGGAAGACATGCCGCGCGCCCGCCGGGGACTGGGCCACCTGCCGTTCCAGATCATCGAGCTCGGTGTGGACCGCGTCCCAGTCGCTCAGGGCCAGCGGCGGCACCAGCTCGTCGCCCAGATAGATCGGCACCAGCCCCTCGCTGTCGAGTACGCCGTGCCCGCGTGAGAGCTGGCGTTCGAGGTGGTCCATCCCGATGGTCAGGGCCGTGAGCTGGCGGCCCAGCGAAGCGTCGTTTGGGGCTGCGTTCTGGTTCTCCATGTTGTTCCTCCTGAATGCCGCCCATCATTCCGTCAAGTGGAACTTAAAGTCAAGCCTTCATTCCATATCCCGGAATATAAGAGGTTTTCTGGGATGCAATTCGGGCTTGACTTCACCGCATAAGTATGCATACACTACTGTGCAAACCTTAACTCATATTCTGGTTTTGATCGGTCTGGCCGCACTTTTCTCACTCATCGGAGGTTAGAAATATGGGTACTCAGATTCAGACAGTGAATTCCACCATGCAGAAGCGCTTGGTCCTCGGACTCAGCGCGGCGATCCTGCTGGGCGGAATGGGATTGGCGCAGCAGCGCGGCGGCACCCTGACCGTCGGACTCAGCTACGACATCGACACGCTCAACGTCTATTCCACAGGTTTTCTGGGCGACGTGCAGGCCACTGTGGCCGAGGGTCTGGTGGCCCCCAACGAGAAGGCGGAATACGTGCCGGTGCTGGCGACGCGCGTGCCCACGGTGCAGAACGGCGGCATCAAGGTGGCCGCCGACAACAAGAGCATGGTGGTCACGTACCAGCTCCGGCCCGGCGTCAAGTGGTCCGACGGCAAGCCGTTCACCTCGGCCGACGTGAAGTTCACCTGGGAGGCCGTCAAGAATCCCAAATTCATCGCCGAGTCCAAGGACGGGACCGAGGACATCTCCTCCATCAGCACGCCCAACGACCTGACCGTGGTGGTCAACTACAAGCGCGTGGCGCCCGACTTCAAGAGCACGCTGTTCACCTTCGGCATTCTGCCCAAGCACACCCTGGAGGGCAAGGACCTCAACACCGACAACTACAACCAGATGCCGCTGGGCACCGGCCCCTTCAAGGTCACCCAGTACGTCAAGGGGCAGTACGTGGTGCTGGACCGCAACCCCTACTACTGGCGCAAGGACAAGGCGGGCGTGCAGCTGCCGTACCTGGACAAGATGATCTTCAAGATCATTCCCGACAGCAACACGCTGGTCACCCAGCTCAAGTCCGGCGAGATCCAGATGGCCACCAGCGTGCCGTACTCCCAGGTGCCCCAGCTCAGCGCCCAGGCCGGCCTGAAGGTCATCAAGAACCCGGTGCTGTCCTGGCAACACTTGGACTTCAACCTGAAAGGTCCCGCCGCGCTGCGCGACATCAACGTCCGCAAAGCCGTCGCTCACGGCCTGGACCGGTCCACCATCTCCAAGGCGCTGGGCGGCTACCCCATTCCCATCGACACCGTGGTGGTGCCCGTCTTCTCGTACAGCAACAAGGACGTGCCGAAGTACCCCTACGATCCGGCCAAGGCCAAGCAGCTGCTGGACGCCGCCGGGTACAAGCCGGGCAGCGACGGCATCCGCGCCAAGAACGGTCAGCGTCTGAGCTTCAACATCATGGCGCAGGCGGGCCGCTCCACCGACGAGGACGCCCAGCAGGTGATGATCGCCCAGATGAAGGCCATCGGTATCGAACTCAAGCCCGACAACAAGGCCGGCGTGGCCCTGCGCGACGCCCGCTACAAGGGCGGCTATGACCTGTACTACGGCGGCTGGATCACCTCGGCTGACCCGTCCTACGGCGTCTTCTTCGGCACCAAGGGCCCCAACAACGGCCAGGGCTACAGCAACCCCAAGGTTGACGCGCTGCTGGCCACCGCAGACAGCAGCCTGGATCCGGCAGTCCGGAACAAGGCCCTGCGCGACTTCCAGACGGTACTGATGCAGGATCTGCCCACGATCCCCGTGACCTCCAACCCGTCCATGATCGTCGTGACCGATAAACTCGGCGGTTTCGTCTCCAATCCCACCAACATGACCAACTTCATCAACACCAGCGGCTGGTATCTGAAGAAGTAGAGCAAGAGGCGCAGGCCCCGCATCGGCCCTCACCATTCGGCCTGCGGGGCCTGCGCTCATGATCTCCACGCCACCACACTGCGAAGGGAGCTGCATGAGTCTGTCGTACATTTTCAAACGCCTGCTGGGCATGATCCCGCTGCTGCTGGGCGTCTCGCTGATTCTGTTTGGCGTGCTGCATCTGGCCCCTGGCGGCCCACTGGACGTCTACGCCGACAACCCCTCGGTGACCCAGGAAGCGCTGGAGAACATGAAGCGCGCCTTTGGGCTGGACCAGCCGCTGCCCGTGCAGTATTTCCGGTGGGTCACCGCCTTCTTCCAGGGCGAGTGGGGCTTTTCGATTCGCAGCGCACAGCCGGTGATGGAGGAGGTGCTGTCGCGCGTGCCCGCCACGCTGATGCTGAGCGGCAGCGCCTTTGTCCTGGCCCTGCTCGTGGCCCTGCCCCTGGGCATCCTGAGCGCCACCCGCCGCTACACCGGGGTGGACTACTTCATTACCCTGATGTCCTTTCTGGGCATCAGCATGCCGGTGTTCTGGCTGGCGTTGATGCTGCAGCTGCTGTTCGCGGTGCAGTGGAAAGTGCTGCCCTCGGCGGGCATGCAGACCATCGGGGACGGCTCGCTGCCCGACCTCCTGCGCCACCTGATCCTGCCGGTGTTTATCCTGGCCTTCGCCTCGGTGGCCGGCTGGAGCCGCTACATGCGCTCCAGCATGGTGGAAATCCTGAGCCAGGACTACATCCGCACCGCCCGCGCCAAGGGAGTCTCGGCCCGGCGGGTCACGTATTCCCACGCCTTCAGGAATGCCCTGATTCCGGTGGTCACGGTGGTGGCGCTGGATTCGGCGGCCATTCTGTCGGGCGCGGTGATCACCGAGACGATCTTCGCGTGGCCGGGCCTGGGCCGCCTGTTCATCGAGTCGATGAATGGCCGCGACTACCCGGTGCTGATGGCCCTGCTGATGGTCGGCTCGTTTGCGCTGGTGGTCAGCAATCTCGTGGCTGACCTGGCCTACAGCCTGATCGATCCCAGGATTCGCTATGACTGACACGCTTGGCAACCAGGCCGTTCCGGCCAGCCGCAGACGGCGCGAGGGCTTCTGGCCCACCCTGATCGCCCGCTTCCTGAAGCACAAACTGGCCGTGCTGGGCCTGGTGGTGCTGATTCTGCTGGGCCTGCTGGCCATCTTCGCGCCGCTTCTCGCGCCATATACCTTCGACGGTCAGGACGCCAGCATCATCGGCCAGCCGCAACCGCCCAGCGCCGCACACCCGATGGGCACCGATCAGCTGGGCCGCGACGCCTTCACGCGGGTGCTGTACGGCGCGCGCATCTCGCTGATGGTGGGGCTGTTCAGCGCGCTGCTGGCCACCTTCCTGGGCACCCTGGTGGGCGCGTTGTCCGGCTACTACCGGGGCTGGACCGACACCGTGCTGATGCGCATCACCGACGTGGTGCTGTGCATTCCTCTGCTGCCGCTGATCATTCTGCTGTCGGGCATCTTGCGGCCCAGCGTGACGCTGCTGATCGTGATCGTGGGCAGCCTGAGCTGGATGGGCACCGCCCGGCTGGTCCGCAGCCAGTTCCTGAGCCTGCGTGAGCGCGAATTCGTCGAAGCGTCGCGCGCCCTGGGCGGCGGCGACAACCGCGTGATGTTCCGTCACATCCTGCCCAATGCCCTCGGCCCGATCATCGTGTCCACCACGCTGTCGGTGGGCGGCACCATCATGCTCGAAAGTGCGCTGTCGTTCCTGGGGCTGGGCGTGCAGCCGCCGACGCCCACCTGGGGCAATCTGCTGAACTACGCCAGCCAGTGGCTGACCGCCGCGCCGTGGCTGGCCGTCTTCCCGGGGCTGATGATCCTGATCACCGTCCTGGCCGTCAACTTTCTGGGCGACGGTTTGCGCGACGCTTTCGACCCACGCAACTGAAACCCGCCAACTCAAAGCAAGGAGACAACATGAAGATCACGATTCTGGGCGCAGGAGCCATCGGCGGCCTCGCCGGGGCCTACATGGCAAAGGCTGGACACGACGTGACGCTGGTGGACCGCTGGGCCGAGCACATCGACGCCATCAAGGCGCACGGCCTGAAGGTGGACGGCGTGCGCGGAGACTTGCACTTCCACGTGAACGCCCTGCATCCGGGTGAGCTGGAAGGCCCGCTGGAAGCCGTGCTGATCGCCACCAAGAGCCAGCACACCATCGAGGCGCTGGAAAGCGTGCTGCCGCTGTTCGGCCCCGACACGTTCGTGGTGTCGTACCAGAACGGCTTCAACGAACACGACATCGCCGCCCGGCTGACCGAGGCAGGACTGGGTGGCCTGGAACGCGTGATCGGCTCCATCCCCAATTACGGCGGCGCGCTGGTGGACCCCGGCTACCTGGAATTCGTCCACGAGGGGGCCATTCAGCTGGGCGAGATGACCGGCGAGCGCACGCCGCGCCTGCTGGAGCTGGCAGACAAACTTTCGGCCCTGACCGAGGTGCAGCTCTCAGACAACATCTGGGGGCAGATCTGGGCCAAGGAGGTCTACAGCGCCCAGGTGGTGTTCAGCGCCCTGGTCAACGCGCCGATCCGCGAGACGCTGGGCGTGGAACGGTACGCCCGTGTGGCCGGCGCGGTGGTGCGCGAGGCGCTGGAAATCGCCGAGGCCAACGGCATCACGGTGGAAGCCTTCGATTTCTTCGATCCGGCCAATTACAAGCCGCAGACGCCCCAGGACACCCAGAAGCTGATCGACAACATCAACCACGCGGTCTGGCTGCTCAAGAAGGACCAGAAACCCGACGCCCACCAGTTCAAGAAAAAGGGCAGCGGCATCTGGTGGGACATCGTCTACCGCAACCGGCCCTCCGAGGTGCGCTCCAGCAACGGCAAGCTGGTGGACTACGCCGCGCAGGTGGGGGCCGACGCCCGCCTGAACGCCAAGCTGTGCGAGATGATCTACGAGATCGAGGGCGGCCAGCGGCAGCTCGGCTTTGAGAATTACGACGAGCTGGAAGCGTACGTCGCCTCCATCGGCAAGGCGCTGCCATGAGCGGGGAAAAGAAGCTGGGCGTCGGTGTGATCGGCGCGCACGCCTGGGCCGAGCAGGCGCACCTGCCGGGCTACCACGCCTATGACCGCGCCGATCTGGTGGCCATCTGCGACACCGTGCCGGAACGGGCCGAGGCGCTGGCCCGAAAGTTCGGCATCCGCAAGATCTACACCGACGCCAGCGAACTGATCAACGATCCTGAAGTTGAGATGGTGGATGTCTGCACGCCCACCGACACGCACCTGCCGCTGAGTCTGGCAGCGATTCATGCGGGCAAGCACGTCATTTCCGAGAAGCCATTGGCGCACGACGCGAAGGATGCCTTTGCCGCCGCCGCACGCGCCCAGGAGAAGGGGGTCCGCACCAAGCTGGGCTTTACCTTCCGCTACTCGCCCGCCATCCGCCAGATCAAGACGTGGGTGGACGACGGCACGCTGGGCGAGATCTTCCACGTTCACGGCCTGGAGCAGAACTCGCAGTTCCTCGATCCCACCTACCCACTGCGTCAGGTGCCGCAGGACGCCGACTGGACGCAGCTGATTCCCTCGTCCATCGTGGGCTACGGTTCGCACCTGCTGGATCTGGTGCGCTGGTGCGCGGGCGAATACCAGAGCGTGATCGGCAGTTTGCATAACTATGTCCCCGAACGCATCGTGCGCGGTTACGAGGGCATGCAGCGTATTCCGGTGGAGGACGGCGCAGTGGCCCTGGCCGAGTTCGCCAGCGGGGCGCAGGGCATCCTGCAGACGTCGTACATCGCGGTGGGCAACTACCCCGGCGTGGAGTTGCGGATCTACGGCAGCAAAGGCGCGGCGGTGGCCCGGCTGGTGGAGGAGAACGGCATCGCCGAAACGCTGCACTTCGCCACGCCCGACGCGGTGGAGTTCCGCAAAATTGACCTGCCGAGCGCGGCCTACCCGCCCGGCACCACGCTGCACACGCCCTGGCCGGAGCTGTACTACCGCAATCTGATCCGCTTCTGGGTGGACGAGATTCTGGACGATCTGCCCGGCGAATGCACCTTCTACGACGGGGCCAAGAGCCAGGAGACGGTCAACGCCATCGTGCAGTCGTTCCGGGAACGGCGCTGGGTGGACCTGCCGAAGGTTGAGGCGCCGTGAGCCAGCTTGAGGGGTGGGTTGAGCAATACCTTGCCCTGCACGCCCAGTTCCGCCCGGTGGACGCCTCGTTCATGGGGTTGCCGGGGCACGATGACCGTTTGCCTCCGGTGGGCGCAGAAGCGCTGGACAAGGAGCGCCATGATCTCGCCAACCTCTTGCAGAGGGTAGAAGCCTGGACAGGTGAAGCTGGGACGGCGGGAGAGCGGCTGGATATGTGGCTGCTGCGCTCACAACTGCGCGTCACCCTGCGTGAGGCGCGGGAGCGCCCCCGCCAGCACAACCCGGCCTTCTACACGGGCGAGGCGGCCTTCGGCCTGATCAGCCTGCTGCTGCCGAGCGTACGCCCGACGAATACGGAGGCCGTCCTGGCACGGCTGAAGGCCATGCCCGAATTTCTGGCCACAGGCACCAGAACGTTGGCGCCGCTGAACCTGCCCGCCGACTGGGTGGAACGGGCCCGGAAGGAGGCGGAAGCGCTGGAAGCCTTACTCCTGCGCGGTCTGTCCAAGCATCCCGACGCTCAAGCGGAGTGGCGGGAACCTGCCGCCCAGGCTGCCGCCGCCGTTCAGGCCTTCGCCCTGGCCTTAAAGGTGGGTGACGCTGATCCGGCCTGCGGGCGCGACCATCTGGAATTCCTGATGCGCGAGGCCCACGCCCTGCCCTCTTCAGCGGCGGCGGCTGAGCAGAGGGCGCAGGCTGCGTTTGACCACCTGGGTTCGGAACTTGTGAAAATGGCCCACGAGCTGGACCCGGCCAGAAGCTGGCAGGAGCAACTGGCCGACCTGGAAGCGCAACATCCCGCTTTAGAAGACGTGCAGGCCACCTATCAGGACTGGCACAATCGCGCTCTGGACGCCGCCGGGGGACTCGTGACGCCCGCCCGCGAGTACGGCCTGGCCTTCGAGTTTCTCCCCGAGTGGGCCAGGGAAGCCGCTGGAGCGCTGTATTTCCTGTTCTACCGCTCGCCACCCGCCGAGCACCCTGGGGGCGGCAGCCTCTACTGGATCTTTCCGCCCGGCGACGACACGGCGGCGTACCTGCGCGGCCAGAACATTCCGTTCATCAAGGCCGTCCACGCCGTCCACCACGGCAGCGTCGGCCACCACACCCAGAACGCACGGGCGCGGGGGGCAGCTTCGCGCCTCGCGCAACTGGGCGGCACCGACTGCGCCAGCGGCATCGCCTTTCTGAGCGCAGGCACGCTGGTGGAGGGCTGGGCCTGCTACGCCGAGGATCTGCTACTGGAGGCGCCCGGTTTCTACACGCCGCAGGAAGAACTGCTGCTCAAGCAGTTCGAGTTCCGCAACGCCGCGTGCTGCCTGGCCGACATCCGGTTGCACACCGGACAGTGGACGCTGGCGCAGATGCGGGCGTTTTACCGGGACGAGGTGGGCTTCGCGCCGGGCCGCGTCTGGGCCGAGACGACGCGCAACAGCATCTACCCGGCCACCCGGCTGATGTACTGGCTGGGGACGCAGGTGATCCGGGAACTGCGCGCCGAGCTTGACCTCGCGCCGCAGGTCTTCCATGATCGGCTTCTCTCTTACGGCTGCGCCCCGGTCACCCTGATCGCGGACGAGATGCGCCGCCAGCACCCACAAGGAACCGTATGACTGCAACACACGAACCCCTTTCCAAAGAGCGCAGGGCCGAACTGCGCGAACGTTATCTCAAGGTCGATACGGCCAACGTTGCCGACGTGCTGGACGAGCTGGGCCACCCTGATTACGGCCTGGCCAGCAGCTTCTGGCCCATCCACGAGTCGCAGAACAAGATGGCAGGCTGGGCCTACACCATTCGCGGCCAGATGACGCCGTATTCCGGCACGGGCGATCCCGAAAAGATGAAGGCCGTCTCCGGTCTGCAGGACGGCGAAATCAGCGTCTGGAGCGGTGGCGGCGCGTCGGGCGTCTGCTTTTTCGGCGAGCTGATCGCCCTGGGGATGCAGCACCGGGGCTGTGTGGGCTCGCTGATCGACGGCGGCATCCGCGACATCGAGTGGATCGGCAAGATGAATTTCCCGGTG is a window of Deinococcus radiopugnans ATCC 19172 DNA encoding:
- a CDS encoding M24 family metallopeptidase, which translates into the protein MTEIIFTEHDRLEIGADEYRLRRERVFQLLQDRQLDAICVFGPTRVAYLSGFFFSPTERPIALVLTAGGAVAALLPNLELSHFQQQGPQLDDSAVYPEYPGGGSGRHPMLFLRELLSRLGVLGKVIAADVDGYEHRWGYRGPALSAVLDQSVQADVALIDDLRMVKSAAEIALMTEACRWGDHAHRLMQDSIRVGSEELLISHGASLQATRDLLAELGGRYVPKAREGLPANAMFIRGSNTAHPHGLHEAGAVQARDVLVTGAYGVVGGYESELERTMIVGEPDDRFRRFFAAMLAAQQVGLEALRPGRSCAEVEAEVRGFIRDELGMDDLVRHHTGHAFGLEGHEHPFLDLDDHTVIEAGMVFSVEPGLYVPEFAGFRHSDTVVITPSGSERLSLYPRELDELVVPVA
- a CDS encoding IclR family transcriptional regulator — translated: MSETVQSVERALDIINTIVAANRSLSVGELSQAMDLAPSTIHRILQTLTVKNYVFQDPQTKRYDIGPEIVDISSALYLRYDLVRRVRPYLQELVEVTGETAHIAQLYGTTAMYLSQVEPFSMVRMFTTPGSIAPLHCSDVGKVFLADLPTARVDEIVRKTGLPARTPHTITDEPALLDELLCVRTQGFALDDEEREVGVRCLSSGILNGAGKVIAAIGVAGPTSRMSRGRIEEVSEAVIGMARRCADELIRQPVPEPVGD
- a CDS encoding peptide ABC transporter substrate-binding protein; translated protein: MNSTMQKRLVLGLSAAILLGGMGLAQQRGGTLTVGLSYDIDTLNVYSTGFLGDVQATVAEGLVAPNEKAEYVPVLATRVPTVQNGGIKVAADNKSMVVTYQLRPGVKWSDGKPFTSADVKFTWEAVKNPKFIAESKDGTEDISSISTPNDLTVVVNYKRVAPDFKSTLFTFGILPKHTLEGKDLNTDNYNQMPLGTGPFKVTQYVKGQYVVLDRNPYYWRKDKAGVQLPYLDKMIFKIIPDSNTLVTQLKSGEIQMATSVPYSQVPQLSAQAGLKVIKNPVLSWQHLDFNLKGPAALRDINVRKAVAHGLDRSTISKALGGYPIPIDTVVVPVFSYSNKDVPKYPYDPAKAKQLLDAAGYKPGSDGIRAKNGQRLSFNIMAQAGRSTDEDAQQVMIAQMKAIGIELKPDNKAGVALRDARYKGGYDLYYGGWITSADPSYGVFFGTKGPNNGQGYSNPKVDALLATADSSLDPAVRNKALRDFQTVLMQDLPTIPVTSNPSMIVVTDKLGGFVSNPTNMTNFINTSGWYLKK
- a CDS encoding ABC transporter permease; this encodes MSLSYIFKRLLGMIPLLLGVSLILFGVLHLAPGGPLDVYADNPSVTQEALENMKRAFGLDQPLPVQYFRWVTAFFQGEWGFSIRSAQPVMEEVLSRVPATLMLSGSAFVLALLVALPLGILSATRRYTGVDYFITLMSFLGISMPVFWLALMLQLLFAVQWKVLPSAGMQTIGDGSLPDLLRHLILPVFILAFASVAGWSRYMRSSMVEILSQDYIRTARAKGVSARRVTYSHAFRNALIPVVTVVALDSAAILSGAVITETIFAWPGLGRLFIESMNGRDYPVLMALLMVGSFALVVSNLVADLAYSLIDPRIRYD
- the opp4C gene encoding oligopeptide ABC transporter permease, translated to MTDTLGNQAVPASRRRREGFWPTLIARFLKHKLAVLGLVVLILLGLLAIFAPLLAPYTFDGQDASIIGQPQPPSAAHPMGTDQLGRDAFTRVLYGARISLMVGLFSALLATFLGTLVGALSGYYRGWTDTVLMRITDVVLCIPLLPLIILLSGILRPSVTLLIVIVGSLSWMGTARLVRSQFLSLREREFVEASRALGGGDNRVMFRHILPNALGPIIVSTTLSVGGTIMLESALSFLGLGVQPPTPTWGNLLNYASQWLTAAPWLAVFPGLMILITVLAVNFLGDGLRDAFDPRN
- a CDS encoding ketopantoate reductase family protein — encoded protein: MKITILGAGAIGGLAGAYMAKAGHDVTLVDRWAEHIDAIKAHGLKVDGVRGDLHFHVNALHPGELEGPLEAVLIATKSQHTIEALESVLPLFGPDTFVVSYQNGFNEHDIAARLTEAGLGGLERVIGSIPNYGGALVDPGYLEFVHEGAIQLGEMTGERTPRLLELADKLSALTEVQLSDNIWGQIWAKEVYSAQVVFSALVNAPIRETLGVERYARVAGAVVREALEIAEANGITVEAFDFFDPANYKPQTPQDTQKLIDNINHAVWLLKKDQKPDAHQFKKKGSGIWWDIVYRNRPSEVRSSNGKLVDYAAQVGADARLNAKLCEMIYEIEGGQRQLGFENYDELEAYVASIGKALP
- a CDS encoding Gfo/Idh/MocA family protein produces the protein MSGEKKLGVGVIGAHAWAEQAHLPGYHAYDRADLVAICDTVPERAEALARKFGIRKIYTDASELINDPEVEMVDVCTPTDTHLPLSLAAIHAGKHVISEKPLAHDAKDAFAAAARAQEKGVRTKLGFTFRYSPAIRQIKTWVDDGTLGEIFHVHGLEQNSQFLDPTYPLRQVPQDADWTQLIPSSIVGYGSHLLDLVRWCAGEYQSVIGSLHNYVPERIVRGYEGMQRIPVEDGAVALAEFASGAQGILQTSYIAVGNYPGVELRIYGSKGAAVARLVEENGIAETLHFATPDAVEFRKIDLPSAAYPPGTTLHTPWPELYYRNLIRFWVDEILDDLPGECTFYDGAKSQETVNAIVQSFRERRWVDLPKVEAP
- a CDS encoding DUF885 family protein, whose product is MSQLEGWVEQYLALHAQFRPVDASFMGLPGHDDRLPPVGAEALDKERHDLANLLQRVEAWTGEAGTAGERLDMWLLRSQLRVTLREARERPRQHNPAFYTGEAAFGLISLLLPSVRPTNTEAVLARLKAMPEFLATGTRTLAPLNLPADWVERARKEAEALEALLLRGLSKHPDAQAEWREPAAQAAAAVQAFALALKVGDADPACGRDHLEFLMREAHALPSSAAAAEQRAQAAFDHLGSELVKMAHELDPARSWQEQLADLEAQHPALEDVQATYQDWHNRALDAAGGLVTPAREYGLAFEFLPEWAREAAGALYFLFYRSPPAEHPGGGSLYWIFPPGDDTAAYLRGQNIPFIKAVHAVHHGSVGHHTQNARARGAASRLAQLGGTDCASGIAFLSAGTLVEGWACYAEDLLLEAPGFYTPQEELLLKQFEFRNAACCLADIRLHTGQWTLAQMRAFYRDEVGFAPGRVWAETTRNSIYPATRLMYWLGTQVIRELRAELDLAPQVFHDRLLSYGCAPVTLIADEMRRQHPQGTV
- a CDS encoding RraA family protein, whose product is MTATHEPLSKERRAELRERYLKVDTANVADVLDELGHPDYGLASSFWPIHESQNKMAGWAYTIRGQMTPYSGTGDPEKMKAVSGLQDGEISVWSGGGASGVCFFGELIALGMQHRGCVGSLIDGGIRDIEWIGKMNFPVFTQYRSPVQSIGRWGVNAWQVPVYLPGATAERVRVRPGDLILADVDGVILVPQELAEPVLERAEELTRKEVAIREDLNRGLGLPEVLEKYGHV